Within Romboutsia sp. CE17, the genomic segment CATTATATAAACCTCTTGCAATAGCATCAAAACCTACACCACTTATGTATTCATTAAATATTCTTTTAACTATGCCAGGTGTAAAATCATTTCTAATGAATAACTTACCATCTTTACAGTAATAGCCATATGGAGGAATAGAACCTTTAAATAATCCTTTTTCAGCTCTAGATTTTAATGCATATTTAACTCTGTCACTAATTCTTTGAGATTCTTGTTCATACATCCAAGCATACATACCAAACATATGAGTGTTACCTTCAATAGTATTTATAGCATTGTCTAAAGTTATAATGTGTATATTGTTATTTTCAGCTAACGACTTTACTTCATACGATAGTTTACCATTTCTAGCTATCCTAGAAAGTTCTTTAGCTAATATAATTTCAAATTTTTTATTTTTTGCATCAGATATCATTTGTTGAAACTGTTCTCTTTTATCTTTAGTTCCAGATTCTATATCGATATACATTTTGCCAATATCCCAGCCTTTATCTGAGATATATTTAAAAAATAAGTCTTTTTGATTTTGTAAAGAAGTTTTTTGTTCCTCTTTATCAGTTGAAACTCTTATATAAATTGCACATTTCATTATAAACATCTCCTTTGCTTGAAGATGTAGTATTATTTACCTTAATATAATTATTATAATATTTATAGGAATATAATTCTAGATAGGATATAAATTAGAGGATGAGACCTAAAATCTATAGTAGATTTTAGGTTCACCTAATTTAGTAATTTCTATTTTTTTTATAAAGTAATTTAATATTTGAGGGTTTAAAGATGCTGATTTGATGATTCTTGACTTTAATAAATCGAAATCACGTGGTAAATCTATTTTATCTTTTACCATCAACATAGATTCAATAGCATGTATATTTTTTAAGATATCATTTATATTATTATCTAATTCAGCAATAGCTATATTGTATTCATTTATAGTGATTTCACAATCTAAGTGCATATCAAAAGCTTTTTTTTTCCTATTTTCTAGTCTCTTTTTTTCTATATGAAGGTTAGTTAAAGTAGACTTAGATTTCCTTATATTTTTATTTAGTCTTCTTTCTATATAGTTAAGTAAAAAACCTGAGTCAGAATTATCGATTTTATCAATTATATTTTTAGTCAATAAATTTACTAAGTCAATTTTCTTTATTTTTTCAGTACAACATGTTTTTTTACCATACTTTAAACGACCAGAGCATATGTAATCATTATTCCTAAGTGACATAGCTCTTCCACAAGCTTCACAGTATATAAGATTACTAAATAAATGTGTTTTTCTTGCAACCTTTGTATTGGGTTTTCTAGATTCAATTATATCTTTAACTAAATTAAATTGTTGCGTACTAATTATAGGTTCATGTGTTTTTTCAACTACAATATAATCATTTTTAGAATTATTAACTCTATTTTTATATATAGTATTAACAGCTTCAGTTTTTCCTTGTACCAAATTACCGATATAGTGCTGATTAACTAGTATTTTTCTTATAGTTGAAGAACTCCATTTACTTGAAGCATTTTTCTTATTTAATAATTGACTAGGAGTAATAATATTTTCTTCAGTCAATTTTTTTGCTATAGACTCAGCAGATTCTCCTGATACATAATCACTAAATATTCTTTGCACTACTTTAGGGGATTCATCATCTTTAATATATAGTTTTCCTTCTATGCAACAGTACCCATAAGGTGGTGTTGAACCAATAAATATACCACTTTTAGCCATTGTTTTTTTACTTTGTTTAGTTCTTAAACTAGTTATTTTACTTTCCTCTGAATAAATAAGTATATATGTTGAAAATAAACTTATATTTCCTTTTATACTATTTATATCACCACTCAATGTTACGATATGAAAATTTTTAGCAACTACATGGTCTCGTAAATATTCAAGTTCTAAAGCATTTCTAGAAAGTCGAGAAAGGTCTTTTACTATAATAACATCTATATTTTTAGATAAAGCATCTTTAACTATTTTATTATATCCATCACGCTTATTATAACGACCACTTTTAGTTCCAGTGAAAATATCATGATAAACATTATATACTTCAAAGCCATGAGCCTTTGCAAAATCTCTACAAGCAAGTTCTTGATATTCTAATGATGTTTCTTGAGATTCTTTATCTGTTGATACACGTATATATATTCCAGCTTTCATTAAAGTATTACCTCCTTATTTGAATCATTTGATGAAAGAAGCTCTTGGTAATACTCATTTAAGCAATTATCAATAACATCATCTAAAAACAGTTTTAAAACATCATTCCAATTTAAGTTATTTTCGTATTTTTCCATAAAAAAATCTCCTTATCTAAAACAACTAAAAATGTAATACATTTCATTGTTTTTTTTAAAGAGACATAGGTTCATCTATAAAAAAATTTTTATCAATATTATATATTATTAAATAATAAATCTTAGTTTATATAATATCATTATTTTTTTATATAGTAAATATTAAAATTTTACGGAAGAAAATAATAGAAAATTTAAAATATTTTTTATATTTAGATAAAACCGTTTTGATATTGAAGCTAAAAAATAAATTTAGTATGATTGATAGAAATTTAATATAAAAGATATAAATTTAAATACTAAATAAATATAGTCGGTTTTGGGAAAAAAATATTTGTTAAATATTGATTAAATGTATATTTAATATGAAATTTAATTTCCTGACAAAAAATGGGAGGATAATATGATACATACGATACAATTATATACAAATTTGTCATTTGAGGAAAAAGATAATATAGAAAAAAGATTTAAAAAAAATATAGAAGAAATTATAAAAGATATAAATGGTAATGACGAAAGCATTAAATTATCAGGTAAAAATAGAGAGCTTTATTATCAAGTAACTATATTTGCAGATGTTACAAAAATATTAAATAGAGGAAATATATATGAAGAAGATTATTATGAAGTAAAGAAAAAAATTGATGAAAAGATAGAACATCTTGTGGGATATATCTTAGAGCTTACATTAATTAGAGTAGATTATAGATTTGATAAATATATAAGCTCCAATGCTGAAAGATTGATACTACTTCATTTATATAAAAAAATGATTGATAAGCATGGATTTAAAAAAAAGAAGAGTAAGAAGAAATATAAAACGAGTATTAGATATGATTCAAAAAGTATGCAAATTATAATATATGATAAAGAGCAAGAAAGAAAAGATAGAAATAAAAAATGTGAGTATTACGAAAGATGTATGCTAAGATTTGAAGTTAAGTTACTAAATAAGCATTTAAATTATAATAAAAGAAAATACAATATAGAAAAAAATTTAAAAAACTATTTTAGTAAATCATTACAAGTAAAGTATATGTTATCTAATATACAAAAAATAGTGTATAAAGGAGATTATTATAATATACGTGAAGCTAATAAAATAATAAATAAAAGTAGTATAAGTGATAAAGATAAACAATTTGTTAGAGAATTTCTTATAGACATATCAGAAAAAGGTGTTACAGGTGCTAAGCAAATAACTCTAGATAATAATAAAATAAAATACACACAGTATAAATTTAAGAAAGCTATATCTATATTAGAGGAGCTTAATATTAATCCAATTTTAATACCAAAGAGCAAAGAATATTTAGGTAATGAAAGGATTTATTATATAAAAAATCCGTTTGATTTATAATAGATTTTAATAAAAAATGACTTAGTATTTATAAATTTGATTAAATTTAAATATAATTATGTATCTTCATTAGAAGATTGAGAATTTAGGAAGGAAGGTAATATAAGTATACAACCTTCCTTTATTAAAATAAAAATTATAATATGGAGGTGATTAAAACTGAAATAAATAAAGATAAAGAATTTTTAAAAATGCTATATTCTTGTGGTGTTGTAACTCAGTACGGATTAGAACTTATGAATGTCTCCAGCTATAGGATTAACTTATATAGAGAAAATGACATTATAGAGTTAGTATACGAAAATGGGAATAAAGGGTATAAGTTAACATCTAAAGCTAAAAAAATTATGTCAAAAAAGTACGGATTAAAAAATAGTTATACATATAGGTCTATAAGACATTGTAGTAAGCTACAAGAAATATATTTAAATATTGATTTACAAAGATATAAATGGATAACTGAAACGGAAGTTTTATTAATAATGAATGATAGAATTAATTTATCATATCAATATAATCAAAGAACATTAAATTATCTTGATATATCACCAGTTGATGCAATAATAGTTGACCGTGAAACTAATACAGCCTATGGTATAGAAATTATATCACCTTCATATAGGGAGAGAGATTTAAATAAGAAAGAAAAGTTTTTAAATCTATTAGGTATAGAAGCTATATTTATAGAATGCTAAAAATACAGAATAAAATCTACGTAGAAGTGATTTTATAGAGGAGGTGATATAATGATTAAAACTGAAGATAAATTTGAAATATGTAGAAAATATCGTGTATATTTAGAAATTATATTTATACTTGGAAATGGAGTTATGCTACAGAAGCAGTTTTATGAGATATGTAGAAAGCTGTATATATCAAGAAGTGATTATCAAACAAGAAAGGTATTATCACAGCTAGAGAGGTTACAAATAATAAAGAAACAAAACTTTTTATATAGCAAAAATAAAGTAATAATTCTTAAAAAATTTGCAATTAGATTTTTATTGAACAAGAAATCTAGTAATCAAGTTGCATCTATACCTAAGTCTATAGATAAAAGGGCTATAACAAGTGTTTTTAAGCTTGATAGAATAATAAAAGTAATCGATGCTTATGACTTATATGATTGGAATAATTTTCTGGACAAAATGTATGATTTGAATAGTACTTTAATATACAATAAAATGAAAGGTATTTTTTATCATGAAATGCTTATGAGTAAATATAATTTAAACCTATATGAGCAAGAAATGTATATAAGAGGGCTAGAAAGCCATAAAAATATGTTAAGGAATCTAGAATCTGGAAGAAAAAAGAAGTTTAATAACAATGAAATATCTTATTCAGATTTAGATAGAGATAATATTAAGTTTTTATATAAAGGAAATAAAATGAATAATATAACTATTGATAAACTAATAAATGCAAACATACATATAGAGAGTATAACAGACCTAATAGATACTAAAGTAGTGGAGATTGTAGTTATGGATGTGAATAATAGCCAAAATATTAATCGAATTATTGATAGTATAATAATGTCTTGTATAGCTGTAAAAGAGATATTTAAAAGAGATAACATATCATTTAGATTTAAAATTATAACTTGGGATAATATAGCTAAGAAAAATGTAAAAGCTATTTTAGATAAAAAGAGTGTGAATCAAGAATACAACTATATAAGAAGTAAACTGAGTACATATAAATTGGATGGTAGAAATGTTTTATTAGACTTAAAATTAGATATAAATGATATAAAGATATCTATATCTCATATAGACATTTATAAAAAATATCTAGGAAATCTAAGTTTTATAAATAAATATTGAATAAAAAAAGAAATATTAAAAATATAGTATTTTTAATATTTCTTTTTTAGTTTATTCTCTGTGAACTTTATTTATGATATATAATATAATTAAAGTTCACAATTGTTATATAATACGAATTTGAAAATAGGAGCAGATGCTCCTATTTTTATTGAAGAATTTAAAATTAAAAAAGTTGATAAATATACTTTATAATAAAATTTAACATAAATGCACCGAAATAATAAAGTATTGCGTCTAATAAATATAGAAAGTAAAACTAATAAATGTAATGGAGGAAAATGTGGATATTTTAATAAAAAAAGCGATAAAAGGTAATAGCGAAGCTTTTATTAGTCTAATAGATAAACATGAATTGACTATGTATAAAACAGCAAAAGCTATACTAAACAATGAAGAGGATATAGGAGATGCTATCCAAGAAACCATATTATCAGCATATAAAAGCATTAATAATTTGAAAAATTCAAAGTACTTTAAAACTTGGTTAACAAAAATATTGATTAATAAGTGCAATGATATAGTTAGAGCGAATAAAAACATTGTGTTTATAGAGAAATATACTAAGGAAGAATTTTATGAAGAAGATATTGATAGAAGATTAGAATTTGATGAATGTTTTAAAAAGTTGGGTAGTGAATATAAATTAGTTCTAAGTTTGTATTATGTAGATGGATTTAATGCAAGAGAGATTAGCGAGATACTGAACGAAAATGAAAATACTATAAAATCAAGACTTTTGAGGGGAAAGAAATATCTTAAAAATTTCTTACTAAAGAATCATGAGGAGGTAGATAAGCATGCGTAAGAACATAGATGATGAGATAAAGAATTTATTAAATAAAGAAGAATCAATACCTATGAGCATAAGAAACAAAAAAGAAGATGCATTCAATATTATAAGAGATATGGGGAGTAAAGATATGAAAAATAAAAGGAACTTATTTGGTAAGAAAAATATAGCAGTAGCTACAGTAGTAATTGTTGGAGGTATAACTCTGACTAGTCCTGTCCTTGCAAATTTGAAAGATTTAATTTTTAATGGAAGATACAAAGGAGTACAAACAGCTATAGATAATGGATATGAACAGAATATAGAAGGAGCTTATAGCGAAAGTAATGGGATAAAGATAGAAGTTGTAAAAGCGGTTGTTGACCCTACTATGATAAACTTAAAATTTAAAGTTTCATCAGAAGATATTAAGAGTATAAAAAAATTTAAGTATGTTGAAAATGGACCAAGTATTAATGCTTTCAATATAACTGATGATAAAGGTAGGGTAATACAATTCTATGATGATAAAGAAGGGACAGGGACAAAGCCTATTATTGACGAAAATGGAAAAGAAGTCTGGTTACTATCAGGTGTGGATGAATCAGTTGACATTAAAGATATAGATAATGGGAATGTGTATTTTGATATAATGTTAAATTCATCAGAAGGGAACCTAGGAGAAATAAAGAGCTTAAACTTACAAACTAATAAAATAGCAAACTTAAAAGGTGATTGGAAATTAGATATTAAACTTGATGAACATATGACAAATAATGATATGGTGAATTACATTGCAACTGTAAGTAATGATAATGTAGAAGTCCTAGAAGCAAAATGTATGGCTACAGGAATAAAAGTTAAGTTTATGGTAAATACGCCTATAGATGAAAGCATAATATCAAAGGTTAAATTAGTTAATGAAGATGGAATTGAATACAGAACTGATAGACCAGGATGGATGGAATCAGAGAATGGAAAAGATATAGTTGAAATAACATTTGAAGCAAGTAAATTTGATAATTTAGATGAATTTGATTTTGTTATAGAAGATTTAAATGGCAAAGATGAAGTGATTAAATTAATTAAAGAAGTGAATTAATTGTTGTATAGTTGTAGTTTAGGTTAAAAAATATTGTAAAATTAAATATAGATTATAAAATATAATGAACAAATTTAATATAATGCGAACTAGACCAATAGTTGTATTTGCTTTTCATACAGCTATTGGTTTTTTTACTATTTAAAACTTATCTAATTTCAACAGAGTGTTAAAACATAACCTTATATAAAAATAAAAAAATTAAAATTAATTGATAGGAATATATATAATTTATCGTATTACTAATTGTAAAAGCTTTTACAGAAGGAGGAAGTAAACTTGCAGGACGAATTAATTATTAAATACATAAAAAAGAAAAAAGAGAAAGGAATGGAACTTTTAATAGATAACTATAGAGGGATTATAACTGCTATAGTAAGAAGACACTTAGGAGTATTAATAAATTATGAAGAAGAGTGTGTAGATGATGTTTTGTTATCTATTTGGGATAATATAAAAAGCTTTGATAATAGTAAAAATAGCTTTAAAAATTGGATATGTGCAATATCAAAATATAAAGCAATTGATTATAAAAAAAAGTATTTATCAAAAATAGAATATATGGATATGAGTGAAACAATTTATTATATAGATGAGCAATTATTAAAATCTGAAATAGAAGAAGAAGTAAATGATATATTAAGCCATTTAAATGAAAGTGATAGGACTTTATTTAAACAACATTATTTAGAGGGGCATACTTTAAAAGAAATTGCTTTTAAACATAATATAAGTGTATCTAATATATATAATCGCATATCAAGAGGAAGAAAGAAAATAAGAGAGAGAATATCTAAATAAAGGAGATAAAATATAATGAAAGATAAATTTGAAATATTAAATGATGTAAAAATAGATATAGATGAATATAAAGAAATTAAGTTTGATAACAATGATAAAATTAAAAATAGAATGAAATCAAAAATAAAATCAAGAAAGTCATCTTATAAAAAATTAGCAGTGGTAGCATCTTTAGCAGTTGTATTAGGTTATGGAGCGATATTTAATGAAAGTGTATGGGCAAATGTAGAAACAGTTTGGCATAGTATACAAAACATATTAGATTTTAAATATAAAGAAGTGAAACAATATAAATATGAAATAAATAAAAGTGTTGAAAAGAAAGATATAAAAGTAACATATAAAAATTTAATGATAGATGATGGAAATTTAATTATAGAAATGAATATAGATGATAGAAAGTTTAATCCATTTGATGATTTAACAGAAAAACAACAAAAAGATTGGTATGTTGATGAATGGGGGAATAGGGAAACTTTTATCACATTGGGTGCAGATAGTTTAGAAGCTTATATAAATGGAGAAAAGCAAATAGTACTAGGTGGGCAAGCTAATGATGATGCTAAGATAGAACAAGATGGAAGTACAACTATAATAACATCAATTCCAATAAATCAGATAGATAAATTTAATAACAATATATACAATATAAAATTAAATACTAAAAAAATATATCTATCAGCACAAATGAATGAGGGAGAAAAGGTTCGTTATGGTGGAGTGATAGAAGGTGATTGGAGTATAGATTTAGATATAAAAGAAGATGATTTAGTAAAATCAACAGTAGAGTATAAGGAGTATACAATAGATAAAAGTATAAATCTAAACATAGATGGAATAAATAAAGACCTTCAAATAGATAGATTATATATATCACCTATTTATACAAAAATACAAATGACTACAGATATAGATGGTTATGAAATATCAGATAAATACTCTATTGAAATAAAATTAGAAAATGAAAATGGTGAAGAATATCAAATTTAATATATGACTCCAAATTATGATGAATCAAAACAAAGTTGTAAAGTAGAAGTAGGATATAAAAATATATTCAAAGATAATACAAAAGTAAAAATAACACCTTTAGTAATTGATATTAACAGCGGAGAAGTAATTAAACAAGAATCAATAATAGTAAATTTAACTGAGAATAATAACTAAGAACTGACAAAAAATATTAAATTTTAATAATTTCATAATTTTAATATATTATAAATAAAAGTAGGAGCTGATATAAATTCTCCTACTTTTTTAGATTAATATTCAAACTTAATCTATTTTTTCTTCTTATAATCTAAAGCAAGACTAATAGTGGCACCTAAATATAATCCTATTGATTATCATACAAAATACAAGTTCAGCTTCTATAGAAAGTGTAAAATAGTAATTATTATCCTTTTTATTATTGTTTTCATACATAAAAACTCCAACTATGAATTTGCAAATAGTGTAAAAAAGAATTTATACAAAAGTGTCAAATTAACTTTTTAAGTATTAGGATAGTTTAAAAGTATCAAAATATATTGATGTAATGTTAAAATGATAGTATTATAAAACTATCAATTAAACGTACGTTTAATTGATATAATAAATCATATTTGGAGGAGATAAAATGAATAATACATATTTTTATATGAGAATATCAACTAAAGAAGCATCAGATAAACAAAGTTTCCAAAGACAAAATAAAGCTCTAGAAAAATACGCTGAAATAAATAATTTAAAATATAATAGTAGAACAGTATTTAAAGATGATATAAGTGGAGCAACATTTGACCGAGATGATTGGAAAGCTCTAGAGGGTATTTTAAAAGAAGGAGATACAATAATATTTAAAGAAATATCAAGATTTACAAGACAAGCTGAAGAAGGATATGAGAAATATATGGAGCTTATGGATAAGGGAATTAATTTGATATTCCTGGATAATCCAACTGTAAGCACAGACTACATAAAGCAATTAACAAATATAGCAGATAGTCAGCAACTAGTAACAAAAACAGCTTTAGAAGGTACTATAAAGCTTCTTTTAATAGTCGAGCTTGATAGAGTGCAACAAGAAAGAGAAATATTTATTAAAAGGATAAAGCAAGGTATTGAAGCTTCAACTAAAAAAAGTGGACGTAAATTTGGTCAATTAGATAAAATGAGTGACGAACTTAAAGATGATATAAAGTTATTCTTAATTGATAGAAGTATTAAACAAGTTGATTTAATGAAGAAGCATAATATTAGTAGAAATACATTAAAAAAATATATTGAACTTGTAAAATCTATATAAAGCATATAGATATTCTATTAAATAGTGGTAATCTTATGATACACAAAAAAATGGGGATATAAGTACCATAAAAGATTTAAAAGGTCAAGAACTTAAATTTACAACAATAGTTATCGAAGATAAGAAATTTAAACAACTTACGATGGGAAGTAAGTTAGAAAAAGGATATAAGAAAGAATATATAATATTAGATATACAGCAATTATTAGATATCCTTAAAATGGTACTGGAAAGAACTATTCCAGAGCATATAAGAATTTAAAAGCATATATAGATGATAGAGAGTATAAAAAATAACATACACAAGTATGCCGAGATTAAAGAAAAAGTATTAAAAATATTAAATTATGAAAAAATTCAATTGAAAATGCTATCTTTCAATTGATTATGTTAAGCTTATTATAATATAAAAGTTATAATAATAAACAAGAAAATGTAATACAAAAAAGACTTATATAAATTTATATAAGTTTTTTGTATAAATTTATGAAAAATAAAAAGGAGTTGTATGTAAAAAGTAGAATTTTATTATCATATTTATTTTATAGGGGGGATTATTTAATGAAAAAACCATCAAAAATTGCAGTTTTATCTATGGCGACAGCTATTTTATTAAATGTTAGTTCTATAGGAGTTTATGCGGATTCACAGAAAAATTTAGATGTAAATTCGAGTATTATGCAAGACACTATTTTAGAAAGTGGTGAAACTTATGATGGAATTGAAGTTTATGGTTTAGATAAGCCATCCACATCAAGTTTTCAAAATTTAAATAATGGGAGTTTGAGTTTTTCAGGCAAAGCAGAAGCTTCAACATTATATAGTAATAAGCATTTTAAGGGTAAGTCAACTATAAATTATACTATAAAAAATTATGGCTCAAAGAGATTGGTTGTTAAAATTTACAAATCAGGTTCTTTATTTGCAACAGAAACATTGTATGTTAATGCAAATAGTAGTGCAACTGGAAAAGTGACAGGTTTAGATAGTAGTTCTCTTTACTATTTGAAGTTTGAAGCACCAAGTAATTTTTCAGGTACTATATCATAGAAATTTAATATTAATAATGTCTTTGATTTTGCTTTATTTAAAAAAAATGATAATTTATATGTTACTTTTCATACCTATTTATTTAATAATTAGATTAGTTTATATAAAGAAAAAAAATAAGAGTATAAAATTAATTAATGAATTAATTTTAATGTTTTTTTGTATTTATTGTTGGGGAGTTGTATCTCAAACAATTATACCTAATTGGAGTATGGGAATTATAAGTGAAACAGGTGAATTTTATTTTAATATAAATATGTCGAATTCATTAGCTAAGATAAATATAATTCCATTTAAAACATTGTATGAACAAATTTTTACTAATAATTTAAATGTTTCAACTTGGAAAAAAGTATCAGTTTTAAATATATGTGCAAATATATTTTTATTTATACCATTTGGTTTTTTTATACATGTAATGTGTAAAAATAGTATTAATACAAAACAAGTTATTATAATTTCATTAATTACAACTTTAATTATAGAGGTTATTCAATATATAATTGGTCGTAGTGCAGATATAGATGATATCATACTAAATACAATAGGTGTACTATCTGGATACTTAACAACGAAATATTATATAAAAAAATAGGAGTTTAATAACTCCTATTTTTTATATGAAAAATAGGTTTAAAAATTATAAAATGTAAATAAAATATATAAAAAAACAGGAGCATAAGCTTTAATTTGTATTTTATCAGGTGTAAATCTATTTAAATCTGATAAATAATACATAAAAATAATTGAATATATTATTGATGTATATTTCTCAATATTAATATATTGAGAATTAAATTAATTTGTTGTGCTAGTTATTTTACAACACATATTGAAATTACTATATAAAGTTTTTTACAAAGAATATAAACTATTCTAAACTCTAGTATTTTCAATAATTAAATCTAACTAGCACAACGAGTTAAGTTAGCTAAATTTATGATTGAAATATGAAGTGTTTAATAATTATTATATATTGTAAATTACGTATATGAAAATGGAGAAGTTGCAAGAACTAATTTTAGCATAGGTATAGGGATAAAAGGTTTTAGTGGAATATATAATTTTCTAGAAGAGCAATATTAGTATGTGACGAAATTATAAGTCTATAAAAGTATATCCAGTTAAATATATAAATATATGGGAATAAAATTTTAATATAAAAATTTATATTTATAGAATATTTTAGTTGCAAAATGAGTATTATATTCATATAATAGAATTAATAAAAGGTGTACCC encodes:
- a CDS encoding recombinase family protein, with the protein product MKAGIYIRVSTDKESQETSLEYQELACRDFAKAHGFEVYNVYHDIFTGTKSGRYNKRDGYNKIVKDALSKNIDVIIVKDLSRLSRNALELEYLRDHVVAKNFHIVTLSGDINSIKGNISLFSTYILIYSEESKITSLRTKQSKKTMAKSGIFIGSTPPYGYCCIEGKLYIKDDESPKVVQRIFSDYVSGESAESIAKKLTEENIITPSQLLNKKNASSKWSSSTIRKILVNQHYIGNLVQGKTEAVNTIYKNRVNNSKNDYIVVEKTHEPIISTQQFNLVKDIIESRKPNTKVARKTHLFSNLIYCEACGRAMSLRNNDYICSGRLKYGKKTCCTEKIKKIDLVNLLTKNIIDKIDNSDSGFLLNYIERRLNKNIRKSKSTLTNLHIEKKRLENRKKKAFDMHLDCEITINEYNIAIAELDNNINDILKNIHAIESMLMVKDKIDLPRDFDLLKSRIIKSASLNPQILNYFIKKIEITKLGEPKIYYRF
- a CDS encoding RNA polymerase sigma factor — translated: MDILIKKAIKGNSEAFISLIDKHELTMYKTAKAILNNEEDIGDAIQETILSAYKSINNLKNSKYFKTWLTKILINKCNDIVRANKNIVFIEKYTKEEFYEEDIDRRLEFDECFKKLGSEYKLVLSLYYVDGFNAREISEILNENENTIKSRLLRGKKYLKNFLLKNHEEVDKHA
- a CDS encoding DUF4179 domain-containing protein; the protein is MRKNIDDEIKNLLNKEESIPMSIRNKKEDAFNIIRDMGSKDMKNKRNLFGKKNIAVATVVIVGGITLTSPVLANLKDLIFNGRYKGVQTAIDNGYEQNIEGAYSESNGIKIEVVKAVVDPTMINLKFKVSSEDIKSIKKFKYVENGPSINAFNITDDKGRVIQFYDDKEGTGTKPIIDENGKEVWLLSGVDESVDIKDIDNGNVYFDIMLNSSEGNLGEIKSLNLQTNKIANLKGDWKLDIKLDEHMTNNDMVNYIATVSNDNVEVLEAKCMATGIKVKFMVNTPIDESIISKVKLVNEDGIEYRTDRPGWMESENGKDIVEITFEASKFDNLDEFDFVIEDLNGKDEVIKLIKEVN
- a CDS encoding sigma-70 family RNA polymerase sigma factor, translated to MQDELIIKYIKKKKEKGMELLIDNYRGIITAIVRRHLGVLINYEEECVDDVLLSIWDNIKSFDNSKNSFKNWICAISKYKAIDYKKKYLSKIEYMDMSETIYYIDEQLLKSEIEEEVNDILSHLNESDRTLFKQHYLEGHTLKEIAFKHNISVSNIYNRISRGRKKIRERISK
- a CDS encoding DUF4179 domain-containing protein — its product is MKDKFEILNDVKIDIDEYKEIKFDNNDKIKNRMKSKIKSRKSSYKKLAVVASLAVVLGYGAIFNESVWANVETVWHSIQNILDFKYKEVKQYKYEINKSVEKKDIKVTYKNLMIDDGNLIIEMNIDDRKFNPFDDLTEKQQKDWYVDEWGNRETFITLGADSLEAYINGEKQIVLGGQANDDAKIEQDGSTTIITSIPINQIDKFNNNIYNIKLNTKKIYLSAQMNEGEKVRYGGVIEGDWSIDLDIKEDDLVKSTVEYKEYTIDKSINLNIDGINKDLQIDRLYISPIYTKIQMTTDIDGYEISDKYSIEIKLENENGEEYQI
- a CDS encoding recombinase family protein, giving the protein MNNTYFYMRISTKEASDKQSFQRQNKALEKYAEINNLKYNSRTVFKDDISGATFDRDDWKALEGILKEGDTIIFKEISRFTRQAEEGYEKYMELMDKGINLIFLDNPTVSTDYIKQLTNIADSQQLVTKTALEGTIKLLLIVELDRVQQEREIFIKRIKQGIEASTKKSGRKFGQLDKMSDELKDDIKLFLIDRSIKQVDLMKKHNISRNTLKKYIELVKSI
- a CDS encoding VanZ family protein; its protein translation is MGIISETGEFYFNINMSNSLAKINIIPFKTLYEQIFTNNLNVSTWKKVSVLNICANIFLFIPFGFFIHVMCKNSINTKQVIIISLITTLIIEVIQYIIGRSADIDDIILNTIGVLSGYLTTKYYIKK